The following proteins are encoded in a genomic region of Brachypodium distachyon strain Bd21 chromosome 1, Brachypodium_distachyon_v3.0, whole genome shotgun sequence:
- the LOC100839668 gene encoding leucoanthocyanidin reductase — translation MAPFLGQEGAPRSAAGPALIVGATGYIGRFVAEACLDSGRRTFILVRPGNACPARAASVDELRKKGAVLVEGRVDGKDGKRSVETALRAHGIEVVISVMGGANILDQLGLIDAIQAAGTVKRFLPSEFGHDVDRAQPVGAGVEFYDDKRRVRRAAEAAGVPYTYICCNSIAGWPYFDNMHPSEVPPPLDRFQIYGDGTVRAFFVAGSDIGKFTVKAAYDPRSINKIVHFRPACNLLSTNEMASLWEAKIGRTLPRVTLSKEDLIAMAAENIIPESIVASLTHDIFINGCQTNFFIDGSKDIDISSLYPDTPFRTIDECFDEYVNGLDLEEDQDDKQNKKKSNTPMVEILAVHPTCA, via the exons ATGGCGCCTTTCCTGGGACAGGAGGGTGCGCCTCGCTCcgcggccggcccggccctcATCGTGGGCGCTACCGGCTACATCGGCCGTTTCGTGGCCGAGGCCTGCCTCGACAGCGGCCGCAGGACCTTCATCCTcgtccgccccggcaacgcctgccccgcgcgcgccgcctccgtcgaCGAGCTCCGCAAGAAAGGCGCCGTCCTCGTCGAG GGCCGTGTGGATGGGAAAGACGGGAAGAGGTCCGTGGAGACGGCGCTCCGCGCGCACGGCATCGAGGTGGTGATCTCGGTCATGGGCGGGGCCAACATCCTCGACCAGCTCGGCCTCATCGACGCCATCCAAGCCGCCGGCACCGTCAAG AGGTTCCTGCCGTCGGAGTTCGGGCACGACGTGGACAGGGCGCAGCCGGTGGGGGCAGGGGTGGAGTTCTACGATGACAAGCGGCGCgtccggcgggcggcggaggcggcgggggttCCCTACACCTACATCTGCTGCAACTCCATCGCCGGATGGCCCTACTTCGACAACATGCACCCGTCCgaggtgccgccgccgctcgaccGCTTCCAGATCTACGGCGACGGCACCGTCAGAG CTTTCTTCGTGGCTGGAAGTGACATCGGCAAATTCACTGTCAAAGCTGCTTACGACCCCCGCAGCATCAACAAGATTGTTCACTTCCGTCCCGCTTGCAACCTCCTGAGCACCAACGAGATGGCGTCCCTGTGGGAGGCTAAGATCGGTAGGAcgctgccacgtgtcacgcTTAGCAAGGAGGACTTGATCGCCATGGCTGCAG AGAACATCATCCCGGAAAGCATAGTCGCTTCGCTGACGCACGATATATTTATAAACGGCTGCCAGACCAATTTCTTCATCGATGGGTCAAAAGACATCGACATATCAAGCCTTTACCCTGACACGCCCTTCAGGACAATAGATGAATGCTTCGACGAGTATGTTAATGGCCTCGACCTAGAGGAAGACCAAGACGATAaacagaacaagaaaaaaagcaaCACACCGATGGTGGAGATATTGGCAGTTCATCCTACGTGTGCCTAG
- the LOC100839974 gene encoding ERAD-associated E3 ubiquitin-protein ligase component HRD3, with product MAGVFHRRLLLLVVVTAAALLPRAASVRPFVLVLSGDDFLKDASGAHPSLPSADADADDWDDFADDSPATDPLLSPSSWVPLLDPTTPSPSGDEPDSPSDALFVAGARAMISAASSGDDAAFSTASAQIEAAAAGGHPGAQSALAFLSGAGMTRPVSRSRAFLLHKFAADAGDLQSKMALAYAYFRQEMYEEAVTLYAELAEAALTSSLISKEPPVIEPVRLHSGTEENKEALRKSRGEDDEDFQITEYQAQRGNAAAMYKLGLLYYYGLRGLRRDYGKAYHWFSKAVEKGDTRAMELLGEIYARGAGVERNYTEAYKWLILAAKQQQYSAYNGLGYLYVKGYGVETKNVTKAKEYFEIAAENKEHGGYYNLGVLYLKGIGVKRDVMTACNYFLRAVNAGQPKAIYQVAKLFQKGIGLKRNLHMATVLYKSVAERGPWSSLSRWALESYLKGDIGKALLLYSRMADLGYEVAQSNAAWILDRYGEENICMGESGFCTDTERHLRAHALWWQASEQGNEHAALLIGDAYYYGRGVGRDYERAAEAYMHAQSQSNAQAMFNLGYMHEHGHGLPLDLHLAKRYYDQAVEVDSAAKLPVMLALTSLWIRKNYAGSFAVHFIDSLPEIYPVVEEWVEDVLMDEGNATILTLFACLVTVLYLRERQRRQVVADNPQQPDGAPN from the exons ATGGCCGGCGTCTTCcaccgccgtctcctcctccttgtcgtcgtcaccgccgccgccctcctcccacGCGCCGCCTCCGTACGACCCTTCGTACTGGTCCTCTCTGGTGACGACTTCCTCAAGGACGCCTCCGGCGCTCATCCCTCGTTACCCTccgccgatgccgatgctGACGATTGGGACGACTTCGCTGACGATTCCCCCGCCACCgaccctctcctctccccgtcgtCTTGGGTCCCCCTCCTTGACCCCACCACTCCCTCCCCGTCGGGTGATGAGCCGGACTCACCGTCCGACGCGCTCTTCGTCGCGGGCGCCCGCGCGATGATCTCGGCGGCGTCTTCAGGGGACGACGCCGCTTTCTCAACTGCGTCCGCGCAGATCGAGGCTGCGGCCGCGGGTGGACACCCCGGTGCGCAGTCGGCGCTGGCGTTCCTCTCCGGAGCCGGGATGACACGCCCGGTGTCCCGCTCGCGTGCGTTCCTGCTGCATAAATTCGCCGCCGACGCAGGAGACCTTCAGTCCAAGATGGCGCTCGCCTACGCCTATTTCCGTCAGGAG atgTATGAAGAGGCTGTCACGCTATATGCTGAACTTGCAGAGGCTGCACTGACAAGCTCCTTAATCTCGAAGGAGCCACCAGTGATTGAACCAGTCCGGCTACACAGTGGAACTGAGGAGAACAAGGAGGCCTTGAGGAAGTCCCGTGGAGAGGATGATGAAGATTTCCAGATCACAGAGTACCAGGCACAACGAGGCAATGCTGCTGCAATGTACAAATTAGGGCTTCTGTATTATTATGGACTACGAGGACTCAGGCGTGATTATGGTAAAGCATATCATTGGTTCTCTAAGGCTGTTGAGAAAGGCGATACACGTGCAATGGAGCTTCTGGGAGAGATCTATGCTAGAGGTGCTGGAGTGGAAAGAAACTACACTGAAGCATACAAGTGGTTGATACTTGCAGCAAAGCAGCAACAATACTCAGCTTACAATGGACTTGGTTATCTCTATGTGAAAGGCTATGGGGTGGAGACGAAAAACGTGACAAAA GCGAAAGAATATTTTGAAATTGCAGCTGAGAATAAGGAACATGGGGGTTATTATAACCTCGGTGTGTTGTATTTAAAGGGTATTGGTGTAAAGAGGGATGTGATGACAGCCTGCAATTATTTTCTTCGTGCAGTTAATGCCGGACAGCCAAAAGCTATTTATCAAGTGGCAAAACTGTTCCAAAAAGGCATTGGACTTAAGAGGAATCTCCATATG GCCACAGTTCTGTACAAGTCTGTTGCCGAGAGAGGGCCCTGGAGCTCGCTGTCTAGATGGGCTCTGGAATCTTATTTGAAAGGTGACATAGGGAAAGCGTTGCTCTTGTATTCTAGAATGGCAGATCTTGGATATGAGGTTGCCCAAAGCAATGCTGCCTGGATTCTTGATAGGTATGGTGAGGAAAATATTTGCATGGGAGAATCTGGCTTCTGTACAGATACGGAAAGACATCTCCGTGCACATGCTTTGTGGTGGCAAGCATCTGAGCAGGGTAATGAACATGCTGCTTTGTTGATTGGTGATGCCTACTACTATGGACGG GGTGTAGGGAGGGACTATGAGCGTGCAGCGGAGGCATATATGCATGCTCAGTCACAGTCTAATGCCCAGGCCATGTTTAACCTTGGGTACATGCATGAGCATGGTCATGGACTTCCCCTTGATCTGCACTTGGCAAAAAGATATTATGATCAGGCTGTTGAGGTGGATTCAGCAGCTAAGCTTCCTGTTATGCTTGCACTAACTAGTCTATGGATAAGGAAGAATTATGCTGGCAGTTTTGCG GTTCATTTTATTGATTCCCTGCCGGAAATATATCCTGTAGTTGAGGAATGGGTGGAGGATGTCCTGATGGATGAAGGGAATGCAACGATATTGACTCTCTTTGCTTGCCTTGTAACTGTCCTGTACTTGCGAGAGCGTCAGAGGCGTCAGGTGGTGGCTGACAACCCCCAACAACCTGATGGTGCACCAAATTAA
- the LOC100827923 gene encoding chemocyanin translates to MAQGRGSAMQGLVIGLLVPCLLLGADIAGAATYKVDWSMGADSWSGGKNFRAGDILVFNYNPSVHNVVAVDAGGYDSCRGSGTTYSSGNDHVTLGAGTNYFICGLSGHCGAGMKMAVTAN, encoded by the exons ATGGCACAGGGAAGAGGCAGTGCGATGCAGGGTCTCGTCATCGGCTTGCTCGTCCCGTGCCTTCTCCTCGGCGCCGACATCGCCGGCGCTGCCACCTACAAGGTCGACTGGTCTATGGGTGCGGACAGCTGGTCCGGCGGCAAGAACTTCCGCGCCGGGGACATACTCG TGTTCAACTACAATCCGTCCGTGCACAACGTGGTGGCGGTGGACGCCGGCGGCTACGACAGCTGCCGAGGCTCCGGCACCACGTATAGCTCGGGGAACGACCACGTCACGCTCGGCGCCGGGACGAACTACTTCATCTGCGGCCTCAGCGGGCACTGCGGAGCAGGGATGAAGATGGCCGTCACGGCCAActga
- the LOC100840283 gene encoding aldehyde oxidase GLOX encodes MELALPHNLVLVLLLACGAGIAPPAAAAASGGGRWDILQHSIGVSAMHMQLLRNDRVIIFDRTDFGPSNLSLPDGRCRRNPHERVLPVDCTAHSAEYDVRTNAFRPLSVFTDTWCSSGTVSPDGTLVQTGGWNDGYRNARTMAPCVDGTCDWNETQDALAANRWYATNQILPDGRAFIVGGRRQFSYEFYPKQADHPSDAIALPFLVQTKDPEENNLYPFVHLNIDGNLFIFAKNRAVLLDYKRNKIVRTYPELAGGDPRNYPSSGSSVLLPLKPSPTEAEVLVCGGAPAGSYNATKDKSFPPALTTCGRIRITDAAPSWTIETMPSPRVMGDMILLPNGAEVAIINGATDGSAGWESANTPAYAPLIYRPDHAPGDRFEEQSASGIARLYHSSAVLLRDGRVLVGGSNPHVYYNFSNVRYPTELSLEAFSPEYLDRTNDVLRPAITDPSPTGAPASVTYGGSMTLQFSVPAAPAPSSRRAHGGGGGGGLGFVSVTMVAPSFTTHSFGMNQRLLFLDVLETAASSSTPGAYEVSVVMPATAVIAPPGYYLVFVVNGHIPSEGIWVHIDS; translated from the coding sequence ATGGAGCTCGCACTGCCCCACAACCTCGTTCTTGTCCTGCTCCTCGCCTGCGGCGCCGGCATTGCACCgcccgcggcagcagcagcaagcggcggcgggaggtgGGACATACTGCAGCACAGCATCGGCGTGTCGGCGATGCACATGCAGCTGCTGCGGAACGACCGCGTGATCATCTTCGACCGCACCGACTTCGGCCCGTCCAACCTCTCCCTCCCCgacggccgctgccgccgcaacCCGCACGAGCGCGTGCTCCCCGTGGACTGCACCGCGCACTCCGCCGAGTACGACGTGCGCACCAACGCCTTCCGCCCGCTCTCCGTCTTCACCGACACGTGGTGCTCCTCCGGCACCGTGTCCCCCGACGGCACGCTCGTCCAGACCGGCGGCTGGAACGACGGATACCGCAACGCCCGGACCATGGCCCCCTGCGTCGACGGCACCTGCGACTGGAACGAGACGCAGGACGCGCTCGCCGCGAACCGCTGGTACGCCACCAACCAGATCCTCCCCGACGGCCGCGCCTTCATCGTCGGCGGCCGCAGGCAGTTCAGCTACGAGTTCTACCCGAAGCAGGCGGACCACCCTTCCGACGCCATCGCATTGCCCTTCTTGGTCCAAACCAAGGACCCCGAGGAGAACAATCTGTACCCGTTCGTCCATCTCAACATCGACGGCAACCTCTTCATCTTCGCCAAGAACCGCGCCGTGCTTCTCGACTATAAAAGGAACAAGATCGTCCGGACGTACCCCGagctggccggcggcgacccgAGGAACTACCCCAGCTCGGGCTCATccgtgctgctgccgctgaaGCCGTCGCCCACGGAGGCCGAGGTGCTGgtctgcggcggcgcgcccgCCGGCTCCTACAACGCCACCAAGGACAAGAGCTTCCCCCCGGCGCTGACGACGTGCGGGCGGATCAGGATCACGGACGCCGCCCCGTCGTGGACCATCGAGACGATGCCGTCGCCGCGGGTGATGGGGGACATGATCCTGCTGCCCAACGGCGCCGAGGTGGCCATCATCAACGGCGCCACGGACGGCAGCGCCGGGTGGGAGTCCGCCAACACGCCTGCCTACGCGCCGCTCATTTACCGGCCCGACCACGCGCCGGGGGACCGGTTCGAGGAGCAGAGCGCGAGCGGCATCGCGCGGCTGTACCACTCGTcggccgtcctcctccgcgaCGGCCGCGTGCTCGTGGGCGGGAGCAACCCGCACGTGTACTACAACTTCAGCAACGTGCGGTACCCGACCGAGCTCAGCCTCGAGGCCTTCTCGCCCGAGTACCTCGACCGTACCAACGACGTGCTCCGTCCCGCGATCACGGACCCCTCGCCCACCGGCGCGCCCGCGAGCGTCACCTACGGGGGTTCGATGACGCTGCAGTTCTCTGTTCCGGCGGCGCCAGCGCCATCGTCGAGGAGagcgcacggcggcggcggcggcggcggcctcggcttCGTGTCCGTCACGATGGTCGCGCCGTCGTTCACGACGCACTCCTTCGGAATGAACCAGAGGCTGCTGTTCCTCGACGTGCTGGAAACGGCAGCGTCGTCGTCGACTCCGGGCGCCTACGAGGTGTCCGTGGTgatgccggcgacggcggtcaTCGCGCCGCCGGGCTACTACTTGGTGTTCGTCGTGAACGGGCACATCCCGAGCGAGGGGATCTGGGTCCACATTGACTCATAG
- the LOC100828228 gene encoding probable carboxylesterase 17 — protein MRRRRMGALHVGEPRVVSFQQVSKNNNNNGQQGHHGAVVEEIHGLIRVYKDGHVERLPAMPDVPCTWGSTAVQGPGGVIARDVVVDRATGVWARLYAPAESGNKVPVVVYFHGGGFCVGSAAWSCYHEFLAQLPIKSGCAVMSVDYRLAPEHRLPAAFDDGLAAVRWLRQQAASCRNNDDLSWWRGRCRFDSVFLMGDSAGATIAFHVAARLGQGHLGASLGPLCVRGAILVQPFFGGEARTASEKTMAQPPRSALSLSTSDSYWRMALPAGAGRDHPWCNPLSSSSSRGAPRLDTLPLPPVLVCIAEADILRDRNLELCKALRKAGKSVEQAMYGGVGHAFQVLHNYHLSQPRTQEMLAHIKAFVSARSS, from the coding sequence ATGAGAAGGCGGAGGATGGGCGCACTGCACGTCGGCGAGCCGCGGGTGGTCAGCTTCCAGCAGGTcagcaagaacaacaacaacaacggccAGCAGGGTCATCATGGCGCCGTCGTGGAAGAGATCCACGGGCTCATCCGCGTGTACAAGGACGGCCACGTGGAGCGCCTCCCGGCGATGCCCGACGTCCCCTGCACGTGGGGCTCCACGGCCGTCCAAGGCCCGGGCGGCGTCATCGCGCGCGACGTCGTGGTCGACCGCGCCACCGGGGTCTGGGCCCGGCTCTACGCGCCGGCGGAATCAGGGAACAAGGTCCCCGTGGTGGTGTacttccacggcggcggcttctGCGTGGGCTCCGCCGCGTGGAGCTGCTACCACGAGTTCCTCGCCCAGCTTCCCATAAAGTCGGGCTGCGCCGTGATGTCCGTCGACTACCGCCTCGCCCCGGAGCACCGGCTCCCGGCCGCGTTCGACGACGGTCTCGCGGCAGTCCGTTGGCTCCGGCAGCAAGCCGCGAGCTGCAGGAACAACGACGACCTCTCCTGGTGGCGCGGCCGCTGCAGGTTCGACAGCGTCTTCCTCATGGGCGACAGCGCGGGCGCCACCATCGCGTTCCACGTCGCCGCCCGGCTCGGGCAGGGGCACCTGGGCGCAAGTCTCGGCCCGCTCTGCGTCAGGGGAGCCATCCTGGTCCAGCCTTTCTTCGGCGGGGAAGCCCGGACCGCGTCCGAGAAGACCATGGCGCAGCCGCCGCGGTCGGCGCTGAGCCTCTCGACCTCGGACAGTTACTGGCGCATGGcgctccccgccggcgccggccgcgacCACCCATGGTGTAACccgctgtcgtcgtcgtcgtcccggGGCGCGCCTCGGCTCGACACGCTGCCGCTTCCTCCCGTGCTCGTGTGCATCGCGGAGGCGGACATCCTCCGCGACCGGAACCTGGAGCTCTGCAAGGCGCTGCGCAAGGCCGGGAAGAGCGTGGAGCAGGCCATGTACGGCGGCGTCGGCCACGCCTTCCAGGTGCTCCACAACTACCACCTGTCCCAGCCGCGGACGCAGGAGATGCTCGCGCACATCAAGGCCTTCGTCAGCGCGAGGTCCAGCTGA
- the LOC100840590 gene encoding solute carrier family 40 member 3, chloroplastic — protein MPASVSMSKLLSPPYYTSYTSLRRLPRHAVPARFARDPGGPRFAQPRSLRPSSRFAGSCHTGASSEISLAVDGGEGTSAGGYEDGGLPFVNLSSSIFQTELGLLKDDALPAPQKGSRGEDHLESTPAYPAAMNALYAAFFAGNATEHLWNFTWPAAVATLHQSLLPVAVLGFFTKLVVFIAGPLLGELVSSLPRIPVYRSLTVIQTAAHLVSASMIAHAFTMPRASTTMKLLLRPWFAMLVVSTAVDRLSCVSLGIIAERDFVVQLAGTGRPIALARANATLSRVDLICETAGASIFAFLLAKNDPLTCIKLSCLISLSALPVHIFMAGTMNRLADGVFDHSEQRSSHAASSFHIWRIVEEAWATIRQGWTEYISQPVLPASLAYVLICFNVALVPGALMTTFLIHHGTTPLVLGAFGVSSALMGILATFMTPSLVKELGLLKAGAAGIIAQSVLLSAAVLVYLTGSISRRGALFAFLGLIVVSRLGHMAYSVIGLQVVQTGNPMAKAKLIGATEVAVGSLAELGTMAVAMAARDVSGFGAVAVLSAAAVAAAACLYCGWLANPHRRSENALSALMTCE, from the exons ATGCCTGCCTCCGTCTCCATGTCCAAGCTTCTCTCGCCGCCATACTACACCTCATACACGTCTcttcgccgcctccctcgccaCGCCGTACCAGCACGCTTCGCTCGGGACCCCGGCGGCCCCCGATTCGCGCAGCCGCGGAG TTTGAGGCCGAGTAGCCGCTTCGCCGGAAGCTGTCACACCGGCGCGAGCTCCGAAATTAGCCTCGccgtggacggcggcgagggtaCCTCCGCCGGAGGATACGAAGATGGAGGCCTTCCGTTCGTGAATCTGTCCTCGAGTATCTTCCAGACCGAGCTCGGCTTACTCAAGGACGACGCGCTGCCG GCTCCGCAGAAAGGAAGCAGAGGAGAGGATCACTTGGAATCAACCCCTGCATACCCAGCCGCCATGAACG CTCTGTACGCGGCCTTTTTCGCCGGGAACGCGACCGAGCACCTATGGAACTTCACCTGGCCCGCCGCAGTCGCCACCCTCCATCAGAGCCTCCTTCCCGTCGCGGTCCTCGGATTCTTCACGAAG CTCGTCGTGTTCATCGCAGGTCCACTGCTAGGGGAGCTCGTGAGCTCGCTGCCTCGGATCCCTGTGTATCGCTCTCTGACTGTAATTCAG ACTGCGGCGCACTTGGTGTCGGCGTCCATGATCGCGCACGCCTTCACCATGCCAAGGGCATCCACCACGATGAAGCTGCTCTTGCGGCCGTGGTTCGCCATGCTGGTGGTGTCCACGGCCGTCGACAGGCTCTCATGCGTGTCGCTCGGCATCATCGCGGAGCGTGACTTCGTCGTGCAG CTAGCAGGGACAGGCAGACCGATAGCTCTCGCGCGGGCTAATGCTACTCTCAGCAGGGTCGATTTGATCTGCGAG ACAGCAGGCGCGTCAATCTTTGCATTCCTTCTCGCCAAGAACGACCCGCTGACCTGCATCAAGCTCTCCTGCCTCATATCGCTCTCTGCTCTGCCTGTTCAT ATTTTCATGGCAGGCACGATGAACCGACTCGCCGACGGAGTCTTCGATCACTCTGAACAAAGAAGCTCACATGCCGCTTCTAGTTTCCACATCTGGAGGATAG TGGAAGAGGCTTGGGCTACCATCAGACAAGGGTGGACCGAGTACATCAGCCAGCCGGTCCTCCCGGCGAGCCTCGCCTACGTGCTCATCTGCTTCAACGTCGCCCTCGTCCCCGGCGCTCTCATGACCACGTTCTTGATCCATCACG GGACGACCCCGTTGGTCCTCGGCGCGTTCGGCGTCTCGTCGGCGCTGATGGGGATTCTAGCGACGTTCATGACACCGAGCCTCGTCAAGGAGCTCGGTCTCCTCAAGGCCGGAGCGGCTGGGATTATCGCCCAGAGCGTGCTCCTCAGCGCCGCGGTCCTGGTCTACCTGACCGGCTCCATCTCACGGCGAGGCGCCCTCTTCGCCTTCCTCGGTCTGATT GTGGTATCGAGGCTGGGGCACATGGCGTACAGCGTGATCGGGCTGCAGGTGGTGCAGACCGGGAACCCCATGGCGAAGGCGAAGCTGATCGGAGCAACGGAGGTCGCCGTCGGCAGCCTTGCGGAGCTTGGTACGATGGCGGTGGCAATGGCCGCCAGGGACGTCTCGGGGTTCGGCGCCGTGGCCGTGCTCTCGGCAGCTGCCGTCGCTGCGGCGGCCTGCCTATACTGTGGTTGGTTGGCCAATCCCCACAGACGAAGTGAAAATGCTCTTTCCGCTCTGATGACTTGCGAATGA